The Xanthomonas sp. DAR 80977 nucleotide sequence GGCGGTGGCGGTGAGCTGGACCGGCTATTTCCTGAGCCTGCTCGACCATTTCGGCATCCACCTGCCCGCGGCGCTGGTCAACGCGCCGCTGGACGGCAAGCTGCAGCGCACCGGCGCGATCGCCAACCTGCCCGCCGCCGGCATCGTGCTGCTGCTGACCTGGCTGTGCTACGTCGGCATCCGCAAGTCCTCGGCGATGAACATGGCGATGGTGGTGCTGAAGACCGGGCTGATCCTGCTGGTGATCGCCGCCGGCTGGAAGTACGTGGACAGCGCCAACTGGCACCCGTTCATCCCGGCCAACGAAGGCCCGGGCAAGTACGGCATGGAGGGCGTGCTGCGCGGCGCGGCGATGGTGTTCTTCGCCTACATCGGCTTCGAGGCGGTGTCGGTGGCGGCGCAGGAATCGCACCGGCCGCAGCGCGACCTGCCGATCGGCATGATCCTGTCGCTGGTGATCTGCACCGTGCTGTACATCGCCATGGCCGCGGTGATGACCGGGCTGGTGCCCTACACCCAGCTAGGCACCGACGAGCCGGTGGTGACCGCGGTGGGCGCGCATCCGCAGCTGGCCTGGCTGCGGGTGGTGGTGGAGGTCGGCGCGCTGATCGGCCTGTCCTCGGTGGTGCTGGTGATGATCATCGGCCAGCCGCGGATCTTCATGATCATCGCCCGCGACGGGCTGCTGCCGCCGGTGTTCACCAAGATCCATCCCAAGTACCGCACCCCGCACGTCAACACGGTGATCACCGGCATCGGCATCGCGCTGCTGGCGGCGGTGTTCCCGCTGGACGTGCTCGGCGAGCTGACCTCGATGGGCACGCTGATCGCCTTCGCCGCGGTCTGCGCCGGGGTGCTGATCCTGCGCCGCACCCAGCCGGACCTGCCGCGCCCGTTCCGCATCCCGTTCGCCTGGCCGATCTGCATCGCCGGCGTGCTCAGCTGCCTGGCGCTGCTGTCGGCGATGACCGCGCACAACTGGCTGCTGATGGGCGGCTGGACCGTGCTCGGCCTGCTCATCTATTTCGGCTACGGCTTCCGCCACAGCCGTCTGCGTGCCACACAGGCTCGCTAGAATAGGGGCATGAACGCACAGCCCTACGATACCGAACGCCTGCGCACGCTGGCCCAGCTGCTGATCGGCAACATCCGCGAACTGTCGGCGGCCGGCTGGACCCCGGCCACCAGCAGCAACTTTTCGCACCGGCTCGACGCCGCGCATGCCGCGATCACCGTGTCCGGCCGCGACAAGGGCCGGCTGGTCGAGGCCGACATCATGGTGGTGGACTTCGACGGCAAGGCGGTCGGCAGCGATCACCGGCCCTCGGCCGAGACCCTGCTGCACACCCAGCTGTATCGCCGCTTCCCGGAGATCGGCTGCGTGCTGCACACGCACTCGCCGGTGCAGACCATCGCCTCGCGGCTGTACGCGCCCGCCGGCCACGTGCGCCTGGAAGGCTACGAGCTACTGAAGGCGCTGCACGGCAACCAGACCCACGAGACCGCGGTGGACCTGCCGGTGTTCGCCAACACCCAGGACATGACCGTGCTGGCCGCGCAGGTGGACGCGCTGCTGGACCGCACCGCGCTGTGGGGCTACCTGATCGACGGCCACGGCCTGTACGCCTGGGGCCGCGACATGGCCGAGGCGCGCCGCCACCTGGAAGCGATCGAGTTCCTGCTGCATTGCGAGCTGGAACTGCGCAAGCTGCGCGCAGTGTCGGGCTGATCCCCGGCACGGCGCCCGCGCGACAGCGTTCCAGCGCCGCAACGGCGGCTTCCCCGCCAGCTGCTACCCTTTT carries:
- a CDS encoding methylthioribulose 1-phosphate dehydratase, whose amino-acid sequence is MNAQPYDTERLRTLAQLLIGNIRELSAAGWTPATSSNFSHRLDAAHAAITVSGRDKGRLVEADIMVVDFDGKAVGSDHRPSAETLLHTQLYRRFPEIGCVLHTHSPVQTIASRLYAPAGHVRLEGYELLKALHGNQTHETAVDLPVFANTQDMTVLAAQVDALLDRTALWGYLIDGHGLYAWGRDMAEARRHLEAIEFLLHCELELRKLRAVSG
- a CDS encoding amino acid permease, with product MFKQLWATKHPHASHEDAGGLGLQRALGPWGLTALGIGAVIGGGIFVITGQAAANHAGPAIMLSFVLAALCCAFCALAYAEFAAMVPVSGSAYTYTYATFGELAAWFIGWMLVLEYGVSASAVAVSWTGYFLSLLDHFGIHLPAALVNAPLDGKLQRTGAIANLPAAGIVLLLTWLCYVGIRKSSAMNMAMVVLKTGLILLVIAAGWKYVDSANWHPFIPANEGPGKYGMEGVLRGAAMVFFAYIGFEAVSVAAQESHRPQRDLPIGMILSLVICTVLYIAMAAVMTGLVPYTQLGTDEPVVTAVGAHPQLAWLRVVVEVGALIGLSSVVLVMIIGQPRIFMIIARDGLLPPVFTKIHPKYRTPHVNTVITGIGIALLAAVFPLDVLGELTSMGTLIAFAAVCAGVLILRRTQPDLPRPFRIPFAWPICIAGVLSCLALLSAMTAHNWLLMGGWTVLGLLIYFGYGFRHSRLRATQAR